One Hippoglossus hippoglossus isolate fHipHip1 chromosome 5, fHipHip1.pri, whole genome shotgun sequence genomic window carries:
- the LOC117761271 gene encoding protein shisa-5-like isoform X2 — MSSGFAFSILGVIFGSIFAFVLFLVLIICCVCPCCLIYKSCRRRPNQIVTTTTHVVNIPVQPHPPHPSYPGYQPVPGLHGYGGMPGPTAPPHSYMEAVQFPPGPPMNFLPPPGQFYPPPPPYSEDMAHPPYNPSYGPKA; from the exons AT GTCATCAGGTTTTGCTTTTTCAATCCTTGGAGTCATCTTTGGATCTATTTTtgcctttgtcctgtttttGGTTCTCATCATCTGCTGCGTGTGTCCTTGCTGCTTGATTTACAAAAGCTGTCGAAGAAGACCAAACCAAA TTGTGACAACCACCACCCATGTAGTCAACATACCCGTGCAGCCGCACCCCCCTCATCCATCCTACCCAGGCTACCAGCCTGTGCCTGGCCTGCATGGATATGGAGGCATGCCTGGACCCACAGCACCACCACATTCATACATGGAAGCAG TTCAATTTCCCCCGGGCCCGCCGATGAACTTCCTTCCACCTCCTGGCCAGTTTTATCCACCACCGCCACCATATTCAGAGGACATGGCACATCCACCTTACAACCCATCATATGGCCCAAAGGCCTGA
- the LOC117761271 gene encoding protein shisa-5-like isoform X1, with amino-acid sequence MSSGFAFSILGVIFGSIFAFVLFLVLIICCVCPCCLIYKSCRRRPNQIVTTTTHVVNIPVQPHPPHPSYPGYQPVPGLHGYGGMPGPTAPPHSYMEAAHPAYPPVQFPPGPPMNFLPPPGQFYPPPPPYSEDMAHPPYNPSYGPKA; translated from the exons AT GTCATCAGGTTTTGCTTTTTCAATCCTTGGAGTCATCTTTGGATCTATTTTtgcctttgtcctgtttttGGTTCTCATCATCTGCTGCGTGTGTCCTTGCTGCTTGATTTACAAAAGCTGTCGAAGAAGACCAAACCAAA TTGTGACAACCACCACCCATGTAGTCAACATACCCGTGCAGCCGCACCCCCCTCATCCATCCTACCCAGGCTACCAGCCTGTGCCTGGCCTGCATGGATATGGAGGCATGCCTGGACCCACAGCACCACCACATTCATACATGGAAGCAG CTCATCCAGCTTACCCTCCAGTTCAATTTCCCCCGGGCCCGCCGATGAACTTCCTTCCACCTCCTGGCCAGTTTTATCCACCACCGCCACCATATTCAGAGGACATGGCACATCCACCTTACAACCCATCATATGGCCCAAAGGCCTGA